The Chloroflexota bacterium genome segment CATTTGATCTCATCCGCCCGTGCGGACTCGACGTCCGCGTCACGTCCATTCGGGAGCAGCGGGGGTGCGCTCCGCCCATGGAGGAGGCTGCACGGCTGGTTGCCCACGAGGCGGCTACCGTTTTCGGCGACCCGGTGGATTACGCCGACGGGACCGTTGACCTCGCCTGACTCGCGGATGGCTCTCTCGCGCCCCTCAGCGCGATAAAGAGCCCGACCAGTACGACGCACCCGCCCGCGATCGCGGTGACTGGCGGCTGCTCGCGAAGGATGAGCCACGCGAGACCCGTGGCGACGACTGGCTCGCCCAGGATGGCGACGCCCACGACCGACGCGGGCAGGTAGCGAAGAGTCCAGTTGAACACCGTATGCCCGCCGAGGGTCGGGACGGCGACCAGCCCAAGCCATGCGAGGGGATCGAGCGCACTTCGCGGGGAAAGGCCCGCGCCGCTCAGGGCGGTAGCCGCCAGGAGCAGCGCCGCCGCGCCCCCGTAGACCAGCCCCGCGTACGTCACGGTGCTGAGGCCCTGTCGCGCGCGGCGGCCGATCACGAGATACCCCGCGAACATCGCCGCGGCGATGACCGCCATTGCGTCT includes the following:
- a CDS encoding DMT family transporter — encoded protein: MPSDAAVRWGALPAGVVAVSTSSILIRLTAAPPIVTAAHRMVWSAAILLALAGLTRRAELVGMSRRSFLLLALAGALLGAHFALWTAALFATSVASAVFLVDTHPILVGFFARWTLAETTKLTTWVGIGLTLVGGAIIAGGDSGAGASIVGDAMAVIAAAMFAGYLVIGRRARQGLSTVTYAGLVYGGAAALLLAATALSGAGLSPRSALDPLAWLGLVAVPTLGGHTVFNWTLRYLPASVVGVAILGEPVVATGLAWLILREQPPVTAIAGGCVVLVGLFIALRGAREPSASQARSTVPSA